One Curtobacterium sp. MCLR17_007 DNA window includes the following coding sequences:
- the atzF gene encoding allophanate hydrolase has product MSTSTSTNTSASTTTGTAADRVRDAFDRIATVDRPEVWITLRDRADVLAEVSRVDPSLPLAGLLFAVKDNIDVAGLPTTAAARSYANEPTDDATAVARLRAAGAVVVGKTNLDQFATGLVGTRSPFGAVRNAWDPTRISGGSSSGSATAVALGIVDFALGTDTAGSGRVPAALGNLVGVKPTKGLVPNTGVVPACRSQDCVTVFARSLDLARTATELMTGPDGVDPLAREDTAHAALPTTPRIAVPLPSQLEGLAPGWAEAFTTAVDRFRALGHQVVEVDIAPLLDAAALLYDGAFVAERYAAVGAHIDAHRDLVGDDLDPSVAMIVLGGATPTAAELFADQERLDRLGAAGRAVLAGTTALLTPTTTWHPTLAEVAADPIGANSRMGRYTNFANLLDMASLAVPAGFVDGLPFGVMLTGPAFTDRRLAALARAFAAPTVDLLVVGAHLRGQPLNGQLVAAGGSFVRDAHTASDYRLYALDTVPPKPGLVRAGPVTPGNGGTSSSGSGSIAGEVWRLPAAGFATFVAALPAPMAIGTVALDDGTGVTGFLVEPWAVDGAQDITHHGGWRAYREQA; this is encoded by the coding sequence ATGAGCACGAGCACGAGTACGAACACGAGCGCGAGCACGACCACCGGGACCGCGGCCGACCGGGTCCGCGATGCCTTCGACCGCATCGCCACGGTCGACCGTCCCGAGGTCTGGATCACCCTGCGCGACCGAGCGGACGTCCTCGCCGAGGTGTCGCGCGTCGACCCGTCGCTCCCCCTGGCCGGGCTGCTGTTCGCGGTGAAGGACAACATCGACGTCGCCGGTCTGCCCACGACCGCCGCCGCCAGGTCGTACGCCAACGAGCCGACGGACGACGCCACCGCCGTCGCCCGGCTGCGGGCCGCCGGTGCGGTCGTCGTCGGCAAGACGAACCTCGACCAGTTCGCCACCGGACTGGTCGGGACGCGATCGCCCTTCGGGGCCGTCCGGAACGCCTGGGACCCGACGCGGATCTCCGGCGGGTCGTCGAGTGGTTCGGCCACGGCGGTCGCGCTGGGGATCGTCGACTTCGCGCTCGGCACCGACACCGCCGGGTCCGGTCGGGTACCGGCAGCGCTCGGCAACCTGGTCGGTGTGAAGCCCACGAAGGGCCTGGTCCCGAACACCGGTGTCGTGCCGGCCTGCCGGTCGCAGGACTGCGTCACGGTGTTCGCCCGGTCCCTCGACCTGGCCCGGACCGCGACCGAGCTGATGACCGGCCCCGACGGCGTCGACCCGCTCGCTCGCGAGGACACCGCACACGCTGCACTGCCGACCACCCCGCGGATCGCCGTGCCGCTGCCGTCGCAGCTCGAGGGGCTGGCCCCGGGCTGGGCCGAGGCGTTCACCACGGCCGTCGACCGCTTCCGGGCGCTCGGGCACCAGGTCGTCGAGGTCGACATCGCACCCCTCCTCGACGCCGCAGCACTGCTGTACGACGGCGCGTTCGTCGCCGAGCGGTACGCCGCGGTCGGCGCGCACATCGACGCGCACCGCGACCTGGTCGGGGACGACCTCGACCCGTCCGTGGCCATGATCGTGCTCGGTGGTGCGACACCCACCGCTGCCGAGCTGTTCGCCGACCAGGAACGCCTCGACCGGCTCGGGGCTGCCGGCCGCGCGGTGTTGGCCGGCACGACCGCGCTGCTCACCCCCACCACCACCTGGCACCCGACGCTGGCCGAGGTCGCCGCCGACCCGATCGGGGCGAACAGCCGGATGGGGCGCTACACGAACTTCGCGAACCTGCTCGACATGGCCTCGCTCGCGGTGCCGGCCGGGTTCGTCGACGGCCTGCCGTTCGGCGTGATGCTGACGGGGCCCGCGTTCACCGACCGTCGGCTCGCGGCGCTCGCCCGCGCCTTCGCCGCGCCGACGGTCGACCTGCTGGTCGTCGGCGCGCACCTGCGGGGCCAGCCGCTGAACGGCCAGCTGGTCGCGGCCGGCGGATCGTTCGTCCGGGACGCCCACACCGCGTCCGACTACCGGCTGTACGCCCTGGACACGGTGCCGCCCAAGCCGGGGTTGGTCCGGGCAGGTCCGGTCACGCCCGGCAACGGCGGGACGTCGAGTTCGGGCTCGGGCTCGATCGCGGGCGAGGTCTGGCGGCTACCCGCCGCCGGGTTCGCCACGTTCGTCGCCGCGCTACCCGCACCGATGGCCATCGGCACCGTCGCACTCGACGACGGCACGGGCGTCACCGGGT